One window of Dyadobacter sandarakinus genomic DNA carries:
- a CDS encoding response regulator transcription factor yields MHVLLVEDDPKLAGLIQKTFFNEQIYLEIAYDDLIGKRILEQRNFDSVILDISLPGNGFDLCAYIKTHWAQTPVLVLTALGTLQDKIAGFHAGADDYLTKPFDFQELILRIKALTRRNMPVNSPRYMQLHDLTIDMDAQVVRRAGQLIELSKREYDLLEYLMINKGRIVGRSDIFENVWDLRLETNTNLIDVYINYLRRKVDRDFDQKLIHTVIGRGYTLRES; encoded by the coding sequence ATGCATGTATTATTGGTGGAAGATGATCCCAAACTGGCCGGCCTGATCCAGAAGACCTTTTTTAATGAACAGATCTACCTGGAAATTGCTTACGACGACCTGATTGGGAAACGCATTCTTGAACAACGCAACTTTGATTCCGTTATCCTCGACATCAGCTTGCCCGGCAATGGATTTGACCTCTGCGCGTACATTAAAACACACTGGGCGCAGACACCCGTGCTGGTACTGACCGCGCTGGGTACCTTGCAGGACAAAATTGCCGGTTTCCACGCAGGAGCCGATGATTACCTGACCAAGCCCTTCGACTTTCAGGAGCTGATTTTACGGATCAAAGCCCTCACCCGGCGGAATATGCCCGTGAACTCGCCCCGCTACATGCAGCTTCACGACCTGACCATTGACATGGACGCACAGGTGGTAAGAAGGGCCGGACAGCTGATCGAGCTTTCTAAAAGAGAGTATGACCTGCTTGAATACCTGATGATCAATAAGGGCAGGATCGTGGGCAGGAGCGATATTTTTGAAAATGTATGGGACCTGAGACTGGAAACAAATACGAACCTGATCGATGTGTACATCAATTACCTGAGGCGTAAGGTCGACCGTGACTTTGACCAGAAACTGATCCATACCGTAATCGGCCGGGGCTACACGCTGCGGGAAAGCTGA
- a CDS encoding error-prone DNA polymerase, giving the protein MGYTELQVTTNFSFLQGASHPEELVEQALYFGYKKIAITDHNTLAGIVRAHAAAKGKDITIIPAVRLDLLDGPSLLAYPTTQPAYSRLSALLTEGNLRTEKGKCDIYKKDVYQYAGDIRFIAVPPSTLNEAFHFDPDFEKNLAEYRQVLGGDLYLGMYRSYQGDDVKKLFRLSQLSEKLDIPLVATNDVHYHEPGRRELQDILTCIREKCTIYNAGFRLYENSERYLKPMDEMERLFRHYPDALARTMEIAEACQFSLSSLKYIYPEEITTQDRSPMEMLQVLTWQGAMDHYGPCIPEVIIDNIEHEMTFIEEMDYAPYFLTVYDIVRFAREQKILCQGRGSAANSTVCYCLGITAVDPTKFSLLFERFISSARNEPPDIDVDFEHERREEVIQYIYQKYGRDRAGIVATVTQQHQRGAVRDVAKAMGMSLDAINRLAGAIWEFTDEWFDGTRVTEQGFNPGDPHLLKILDLTRQFMGFPRQLGQHTGGFVITQGKLSDLCPVLNARMKDRTCIEWNKDDIDTLGFLKIDVLALGMLTCIRKAFDLLEKHYNQSYTLATVPQDDAGVYEMISNADTIGVFQIESRAQQAMLPHLRPKEFYDLVIEVAIVRPGPIQGDMVHPYLRRRNNKEKVIYPSKELEEILSKTLGVPLFQEQAMKIAIVAAGFTPSEADELRRSMATFKAKGMVTRFQEKLTKGMMERGYTEEFSQRIFKQLEGFGSYGFPESHAASFALLVYVSAFIKCYFPDVFAAALLNSQPMGFYQPAQLVSDARKHDVVVREIDINFSQWDITLEEKAGRYCAVRLGFRQIKGLRQEDIQLLLAGRTRAYKSIAAVREAGVPEAALEKLADADAFRSIGLDRRSALWEVSALSDRPVGLFAGQPSESSREPQVSLPGMSLSEHVVHDYASISMSLKAHPVGFVREKLNEKKVITAKQLDLIGNMMPVKVAGLVLVRQRPGTAGGVCFITIEDETGFANLVIFQGLFEKYRKEILHARLLMVQGKLQRDGDVTHVIVKSCHDLSPLLRELSSVKRDPAVLTLSRADEKDEYASQAVNRKTQVREVIQGEIFHSGRNFR; this is encoded by the coding sequence ATGGGCTATACGGAATTACAGGTTACTACCAATTTCAGCTTTCTCCAAGGTGCTTCCCATCCCGAGGAGCTGGTGGAGCAGGCGCTTTATTTTGGGTATAAAAAAATTGCGATCACCGATCATAATACCCTCGCCGGCATCGTCAGGGCGCATGCGGCTGCCAAAGGAAAGGACATTACGATCATTCCCGCGGTTCGTCTCGATCTGCTCGACGGGCCCAGCTTGCTGGCATACCCGACTACCCAGCCCGCATACTCCCGGCTTTCGGCCTTGCTAACAGAGGGTAATCTGCGGACCGAGAAAGGAAAATGCGACATCTATAAAAAGGATGTGTACCAATATGCCGGGGACATCAGGTTCATAGCCGTACCACCATCCACGCTGAATGAAGCGTTTCATTTTGATCCTGATTTTGAAAAGAACCTGGCCGAATACCGGCAGGTGCTGGGCGGTGACCTGTACCTGGGTATGTACCGGTCGTATCAGGGGGATGATGTCAAAAAGCTTTTCCGGCTGTCACAGCTATCTGAAAAGCTGGACATTCCGCTCGTGGCTACCAATGATGTGCATTACCATGAGCCGGGCAGGAGGGAGTTGCAGGACATCCTGACCTGCATCCGGGAGAAATGTACGATTTACAATGCAGGGTTCCGGCTGTACGAAAACTCGGAACGGTACCTCAAACCCATGGATGAAATGGAAAGGCTTTTCAGGCATTATCCTGATGCCCTGGCCCGCACCATGGAAATTGCAGAGGCCTGCCAGTTTTCACTCAGTTCTTTAAAATACATTTATCCGGAAGAAATTACAACCCAGGACCGCTCACCCATGGAAATGCTGCAGGTGCTTACCTGGCAGGGCGCTATGGACCATTACGGGCCGTGCATTCCGGAAGTTATTATTGATAACATCGAGCACGAGATGACTTTTATCGAGGAAATGGATTATGCCCCTTATTTCCTCACCGTTTACGACATTGTACGGTTTGCCCGGGAGCAAAAAATACTTTGTCAGGGGCGGGGATCGGCAGCCAACTCCACGGTGTGCTACTGCCTGGGCATTACTGCAGTGGACCCCACCAAGTTCAGTCTGCTGTTTGAAAGGTTTATTTCGTCTGCCCGCAATGAACCGCCCGACATTGATGTAGACTTTGAGCACGAGCGAAGGGAGGAAGTGATCCAGTACATTTACCAGAAGTATGGCCGCGACCGGGCGGGCATTGTGGCTACGGTGACACAGCAGCACCAGCGCGGGGCAGTGCGTGATGTGGCCAAAGCCATGGGTATGTCGCTGGATGCCATCAACCGGCTTGCCGGCGCTATCTGGGAGTTTACAGACGAATGGTTTGACGGGACGCGCGTGACCGAGCAGGGTTTCAATCCCGGGGATCCGCATCTGCTGAAAATCCTGGACCTCACCCGGCAGTTTATGGGGTTTCCGCGCCAGCTCGGGCAGCATACGGGCGGGTTTGTGATTACCCAGGGCAAGCTCTCCGACCTGTGCCCGGTGCTGAATGCCCGCATGAAAGACCGTACCTGCATTGAGTGGAACAAGGATGATATTGATACCCTGGGTTTTCTGAAAATTGATGTGCTGGCGCTCGGCATGCTTACCTGCATCCGGAAAGCATTTGATCTGCTCGAAAAACATTACAACCAATCCTACACCCTCGCCACGGTGCCGCAGGATGACGCGGGCGTGTACGAAATGATCAGCAATGCGGATACCATTGGCGTATTCCAGATTGAAAGCCGGGCCCAGCAGGCTATGCTGCCGCACCTGCGCCCGAAGGAGTTTTATGATCTGGTGATTGAAGTGGCGATTGTGCGTCCGGGGCCTATTCAGGGCGATATGGTACACCCTTACCTACGCCGCCGGAACAATAAGGAGAAAGTAATATATCCTTCCAAAGAACTTGAAGAGATTTTATCCAAAACCCTGGGCGTGCCCCTTTTTCAGGAGCAGGCAATGAAAATCGCGATTGTAGCTGCCGGCTTTACACCGTCGGAGGCCGACGAGCTGCGTCGGAGCATGGCTACTTTCAAGGCCAAGGGTATGGTCACCCGGTTTCAGGAAAAGCTTACCAAAGGCATGATGGAGCGCGGGTATACCGAGGAGTTTTCCCAGCGGATCTTCAAGCAGCTGGAAGGATTCGGCAGCTACGGTTTTCCCGAAAGCCACGCCGCCAGTTTTGCATTGCTGGTGTATGTATCCGCTTTTATCAAATGCTACTTTCCCGACGTGTTTGCTGCGGCCCTGCTCAACAGCCAGCCCATGGGCTTTTACCAGCCCGCGCAGCTCGTCAGTGATGCCCGGAAGCATGATGTGGTCGTCAGGGAAATTGATATCAACTTTTCTCAATGGGACATCACACTGGAAGAGAAAGCGGGCAGGTACTGCGCCGTGCGGCTGGGTTTCAGGCAGATCAAGGGCTTACGGCAGGAGGATATACAGCTGCTGCTCGCCGGAAGAACCCGTGCCTACAAAAGCATTGCCGCCGTCAGAGAAGCGGGCGTACCCGAGGCGGCTCTCGAAAAGCTGGCCGATGCGGATGCATTCCGCTCCATCGGCCTCGACCGGCGCAGCGCATTGTGGGAAGTGTCCGCGCTGAGCGACAGGCCGGTGGGGTTGTTTGCAGGACAACCTTCCGAAAGCAGCCGGGAGCCGCAGGTCAGTTTGCCGGGCATGAGCCTTTCGGAGCATGTGGTACATGATTACGCCTCCATATCCATGTCGCTGAAAGCGCATCCGGTAGGTTTTGTCAGGGAAAAACTGAATGAAAAAAAGGTAATTACCGCAAAACAGCTGGACCTTATCGGAAACATGATGCCCGTGAAAGTAGCAGGCCTCGTACTGGTAAGACAAAGGCCCGGCACGGCAGGAGGGGTATGTTTTATTACTATTGAGGATGAAACCGGGTTTGCCAACCTGGTCATTTTCCAGGGCCTTTTTGAAAAATACCGCAAGGAAATCCTGCATGCGCGGCTGCTGATGGTACAAGGCAAATTGCAGCGTGATGGCGACGTTACCCATGTGATTGTAAAAAGCTGCCATGACCTTTCGCCTCTGCTGCGCGAGCTCAGCAGCGTGAAACGCGACCCGGCCGTACTCACCTTGTCACGCGCTGACGAAAAGGATGAATATGCCTCGCAGGCAGTCAACAGGAAAACGCAGGTGCGGGAGGTAATACAGGGAGAGATCTTCCATTCCGGCCGCAATTTCAGATAG
- a CDS encoding Y-family DNA polymerase, whose translation MQQRFATIWFRHLTTDRMIRKRPDLREVPFVLAAPERGRMVVRAASPPARQLGIMPGMVVADARALFPSVEVLDDVPGETARLLLALAEWCIRYTPIVAADPPDGLILDITGCAHLWGGEHAYLMSLVVKLQSAGYDVGAAVADTIGAAWAVSRYGQAEPVVRSGGQREALLTLPPEALRLPPETLARMFRLGFYQIQTFIAMPHSVLRRRFGQHLPDRLNQALGYQMEYIESVQPLMPYHERLPCVEPILTATGIEIALRRLLEMLCGRLSSEGKGLRSAVFKCYRIDGQVRQIAIGTNRGTGHVAHLFRLFALKISTIAPGLGIELFVLEAPVVEDLPVVQEKIWNQGGHTEDVSLTELLDRLAVRAGMDIVRRYLPDEHHWPERSVKLSSSLTEKAATSWRSDRVRPVHLLARPEMIRVTSVLPDYPPVLFIYQGKVHKISRAEGPERIEREWWLETGQHRDYYCVEDEEGARYWIFRLGHYDDVSGTAWFLHGFFA comes from the coding sequence ATGCAGCAACGTTTCGCCACCATATGGTTCCGTCATTTGACCACCGACCGCATGATCCGCAAAAGGCCCGATCTGCGGGAAGTACCTTTTGTACTTGCAGCTCCCGAGCGCGGCCGTATGGTGGTGAGGGCGGCCAGTCCGCCTGCCAGGCAGCTGGGCATTATGCCGGGTATGGTTGTGGCGGATGCCCGTGCACTTTTTCCGTCGGTGGAGGTGCTGGACGATGTGCCCGGCGAAACAGCCCGGCTGCTGCTGGCCCTGGCTGAATGGTGTATCCGTTATACGCCCATTGTCGCCGCTGATCCGCCCGACGGACTTATCCTCGATATTACCGGCTGTGCACATTTATGGGGTGGCGAGCATGCCTATTTGATGAGCCTGGTTGTAAAGTTGCAGAGCGCGGGGTACGATGTAGGTGCAGCAGTTGCAGACACCATCGGTGCTGCCTGGGCTGTGTCAAGGTACGGTCAGGCTGAGCCTGTTGTCCGTTCCGGCGGGCAGAGGGAAGCATTGCTCACCTTGCCGCCCGAAGCATTGCGGTTACCACCCGAAACATTGGCCAGGATGTTCCGGCTGGGATTCTACCAGATACAGACCTTCATCGCTATGCCGCACTCCGTTTTGCGGAGACGCTTCGGGCAGCACCTGCCCGATCGCCTGAATCAGGCATTGGGCTACCAAATGGAATACATTGAATCCGTGCAGCCGCTGATGCCGTACCATGAGCGGCTGCCCTGCGTGGAACCGATCCTCACAGCTACCGGTATCGAGATTGCGCTTCGCCGGCTGCTCGAAATGCTCTGTGGCCGGCTGTCATCCGAGGGGAAAGGATTGCGTTCGGCTGTTTTTAAATGTTACAGGATCGACGGTCAGGTGCGGCAGATCGCCATCGGTACCAATCGGGGTACCGGCCATGTCGCCCATTTGTTCAGACTTTTTGCATTGAAAATCTCAACCATTGCTCCCGGACTGGGAATTGAGCTCTTTGTGCTCGAAGCACCGGTGGTGGAGGACCTGCCGGTAGTACAGGAAAAAATCTGGAACCAGGGCGGGCATACCGAAGACGTAAGCCTCACCGAGCTGCTCGACAGGCTGGCAGTCAGGGCTGGAATGGACATTGTGCGCCGCTACCTGCCCGACGAGCATCACTGGCCCGAACGTTCTGTAAAGCTTTCATCCTCCCTGACCGAAAAGGCGGCAACTTCCTGGCGGTCGGACCGGGTACGTCCGGTGCACCTGCTGGCCCGGCCGGAGATGATCAGGGTTACCTCCGTGCTGCCCGACTACCCGCCGGTTCTCTTTATTTACCAGGGCAAAGTTCACAAAATAAGCCGGGCCGAAGGACCTGAACGCATTGAGCGGGAATGGTGGCTGGAAACCGGCCAACACCGCGATTATTATTGTGTAGAGGACGAAGAAGGTGCCCGGTACTGGATTTTCAGGCTCGGGCATTATGATGACGTATCCGGGACTGCCTGGTTTTTACATGGTTTTTTTGCCTGA
- a CDS encoding alpha/beta hydrolase family esterase, translating into MLKTTICALLSLISMRAAAQFTTDSLLIEGKYRTFVYDPSVKVKPGASLIFLMHGSGGEPMGFAQRAGKLQARAAAENLVLVYPGGYKRYWNECRKASTALANKENVNEEAFFTALIDLFDKKYKINRKHVFATGFSGGGHMSYKLGLTMPDKIAAISAVVANLPTEENMDCSPMNKALPVMITNGTADETNPYNGGEVKTAGVTLGNVRSTEQSLAYWSQLDGYSGQPVKSSFPDADPGNNVTVEKYTYQQKGKPEVTLLKVINGKHEFPTDFDVFEETWMFFKRQISR; encoded by the coding sequence ATGCTTAAAACGACCATCTGCGCACTGCTTTCCCTGATTTCCATGCGTGCTGCGGCACAGTTTACCACCGACTCCCTGCTCATTGAAGGCAAGTACCGGACCTTTGTATACGACCCCTCAGTGAAGGTAAAGCCGGGTGCCAGCCTGATATTTCTGATGCATGGCTCGGGGGGCGAACCGATGGGATTTGCCCAGCGTGCCGGGAAGCTGCAGGCCCGTGCTGCGGCGGAAAACCTGGTGCTGGTTTATCCGGGTGGCTACAAACGTTACTGGAACGAATGCCGCAAAGCATCCACTGCCCTCGCCAACAAGGAAAATGTGAATGAAGAAGCCTTTTTTACCGCGCTGATCGACCTTTTTGATAAAAAATACAAGATTAACAGAAAGCATGTATTTGCAACCGGCTTTTCAGGAGGGGGACATATGTCGTACAAGCTGGGGCTTACCATGCCTGATAAAATTGCGGCTATTTCGGCAGTTGTTGCCAACCTTCCTACGGAAGAAAATATGGATTGCTCGCCCATGAACAAGGCACTGCCCGTGATGATCACCAATGGTACCGCAGACGAAACCAACCCGTACAACGGAGGCGAGGTAAAAACGGCCGGCGTAACGCTGGGTAATGTACGTTCTACCGAACAATCACTGGCTTACTGGTCGCAGCTGGACGGCTACTCCGGTCAGCCCGTAAAATCATCCTTCCCCGATGCGGATCCCGGCAACAATGTGACGGTTGAAAAATACACGTATCAGCAAAAAGGAAAACCTGAGGTGACGCTGCTGAAAGTAATCAACGGAAAGCACGAGTTCCCGACTGATTTTGATGTTTTCGAAGAAACCTGGATGTTCTTTAAAAGACAGATCAGCAGGTAG
- a CDS encoding DUF6436 domain-containing protein: MFRKGLVMGWLVLLFTGIATMFWYYDWIYKLPTPIPENYQPVVTGSTVDLGDQIQSPDGKPVFVHFYNPDCPCSRFNKKHFKSLVQQYGRDVHFVVVVMSEKTFTPEAIRRKMGVDLPVLFDKSIADRCGVYSTPQAALLDQHSRLYYRGNFNASRYCSDEKTAYAKLALAGLLNSQQRVAFGDLAQRSYGCSLPVCKN, encoded by the coding sequence ATGTTTAGAAAAGGACTGGTAATGGGATGGCTGGTACTGCTGTTTACAGGCATAGCCACCATGTTTTGGTACTACGACTGGATTTATAAACTTCCTACCCCGATCCCCGAAAACTACCAGCCGGTTGTTACCGGCAGCACGGTTGATCTTGGGGACCAGATTCAAAGTCCTGACGGCAAGCCTGTTTTTGTCCACTTTTACAATCCTGACTGTCCCTGCTCGCGCTTTAACAAAAAACATTTCAAGTCGCTGGTGCAGCAATACGGCCGCGACGTTCACTTTGTGGTAGTGGTGATGAGCGAAAAAACCTTTACTCCAGAAGCAATCCGCCGCAAAATGGGTGTCGACCTGCCTGTATTATTTGACAAGTCTATAGCCGACCGCTGCGGTGTATACTCCACGCCCCAGGCTGCCCTCCTGGACCAGCATTCCAGATTGTACTACCGGGGCAACTTCAATGCAAGCCGGTACTGTTCAGACGAAAAAACGGCTTATGCCAAACTGGCCCTGGCCGGCCTGCTCAACAGTCAGCAGCGGGTGGCTTTCGGCGACCTGGCTCAGCGGTCGTACGGGTGCAGCCTGCCGGTTTGTAAAAACTAA
- a CDS encoding response regulator: MDRQYALSNSPADTFLSSVKERSDRLMNYFLLGYFVVGLLLALFYDTWTIAIGVGGTLLIAYYSVKLALPQSDLYQYVLSTVLGVFMAQFIYQMHGLFEMHFFAFIGSAVLITYQKWELQIPMMVVVLLHHAMFGYLQNTGEADVFFTRLEYFDLLTFFIHISLAAAIFFICGLWSYMLNHYTEQQISQAFQMAELRQEAELSTARKQKEEIQRKANEQLRITNSELEKARHEADQANQAKGVFLATMSHEIRTPMNGVIGMAALLQETELTEEQRMFTETIANCGDTLINVINDILDFSKIESGNLELECEDFNLRQSIEDVLDIFGNKAAKQGLDLVYQIDEGVPLQIVGDQLRLRQILINLIGNAMKFTEKGEVCVFVHPEETYTDGKMKLRFDVRDTGIGISEDKLNRLFKAFSQVDSSTTRKYGGTGLGLAISEKLVNLMGGEISVTSMPERGSTFSFTVKTKKGTKVLPAYTDYNMDEYQGKRVLIVDDNATNRAILKRQMENWKLEPVLASSGPEGLGVLFNDHHIDLVITDMQMPEMDGVMLGNNIRRYAPDVPIILLSSIGEELEDQHRQLFVSVLTKPIRQHILSNHIINALHGQIKPALDAFRSNKLSEDFSQRYPLNLLVAEDNSINQHVIMRILQKLGYQPDIVGDGKEALEAANQKNYGLILMDMQMPVMDGLEATRLIRKTVVQQPVIVALTANAMEGNEQECLDAGMNDYISKPVKIDELMSKIRKWYVTISPS, translated from the coding sequence ATGGATCGACAGTACGCCTTATCCAACTCGCCTGCCGATACTTTTCTTTCCAGCGTCAAGGAAAGATCGGACCGGCTGATGAACTACTTTCTGCTGGGCTACTTCGTGGTAGGCTTGCTGCTTGCGCTGTTTTACGATACCTGGACTATTGCCATCGGTGTTGGCGGCACGCTGCTGATCGCCTACTATTCGGTAAAGCTTGCGCTGCCGCAGTCCGATCTGTACCAATATGTGCTCAGTACGGTTCTGGGTGTGTTTATGGCACAGTTTATCTACCAGATGCACGGCCTTTTTGAAATGCATTTTTTTGCATTTATCGGCAGTGCAGTGCTGATCACGTATCAGAAGTGGGAACTGCAGATCCCGATGATGGTGGTGGTACTCCTGCATCATGCCATGTTCGGATACCTGCAGAATACAGGTGAAGCAGATGTGTTTTTCACCCGTCTGGAATACTTCGACCTGCTTACTTTTTTTATCCATATCTCGCTGGCAGCGGCCATTTTCTTCATTTGCGGACTCTGGTCGTACATGCTCAACCATTATACGGAGCAACAAATCAGTCAGGCATTTCAGATGGCCGAGCTGCGGCAGGAAGCCGAACTTTCAACTGCCCGGAAACAAAAGGAAGAAATTCAGCGCAAGGCCAATGAACAGCTGCGTATCACCAACTCCGAGCTTGAAAAAGCACGGCACGAGGCCGATCAGGCCAACCAGGCCAAGGGCGTATTCCTGGCTACGATGAGCCACGAAATCCGTACCCCCATGAACGGGGTGATCGGGATGGCGGCGCTGCTTCAGGAAACCGAGCTGACGGAAGAGCAGCGCATGTTTACCGAAACGATTGCCAATTGCGGGGATACGCTCATTAACGTGATCAATGATATTCTTGATTTTTCTAAAATAGAATCGGGTAACCTCGAACTGGAATGTGAAGACTTCAACCTTCGCCAGAGCATTGAGGATGTGCTGGATATTTTTGGCAACAAGGCGGCCAAGCAGGGGCTCGATCTGGTGTACCAGATTGACGAAGGCGTGCCTTTGCAGATTGTTGGCGATCAGCTCCGGCTTCGGCAAATCCTGATCAACCTGATCGGGAATGCCATGAAGTTTACGGAAAAAGGTGAAGTATGCGTGTTTGTACATCCCGAAGAAACCTATACCGATGGCAAAATGAAGCTGCGTTTTGATGTGCGGGATACAGGTATCGGGATTTCCGAAGATAAACTGAACCGGCTTTTCAAGGCATTTTCGCAGGTAGACTCGTCTACTACCCGAAAGTATGGCGGTACCGGTCTCGGACTGGCGATTTCCGAAAAGCTGGTCAACCTGATGGGAGGCGAGATCAGCGTTACCAGCATGCCTGAGCGCGGTTCGACGTTTTCATTTACGGTAAAAACAAAAAAAGGCACCAAGGTACTGCCCGCTTATACCGACTATAACATGGATGAATACCAGGGCAAGCGGGTGCTGATCGTGGACGATAATGCAACCAACCGCGCTATCCTGAAACGCCAGATGGAAAACTGGAAGCTGGAACCCGTACTCGCATCCTCGGGTCCCGAGGGACTGGGTGTTTTGTTCAATGACCACCACATAGACCTGGTGATTACCGACATGCAAATGCCCGAAATGGACGGTGTCATGCTCGGGAACAACATCCGGCGCTACGCACCAGACGTCCCGATTATCCTGCTGAGTTCGATCGGGGAAGAACTGGAAGACCAGCACCGGCAGCTTTTTGTGTCCGTACTGACCAAGCCTATCCGCCAGCATATACTCAGCAATCACATCATCAATGCCCTGCACGGACAGATCAAACCCGCATTGGATGCGTTCCGCTCCAACAAGCTTTCGGAAGATTTCTCCCAGAGATACCCGCTGAATTTGCTCGTAGCAGAAGATAACAGCATCAACCAGCATGTGATCATGCGGATCCTGCAGAAGCTGGGTTACCAGCCCGACATCGTCGGTGACGGCAAGGAAGCCTTGGAAGCAGCCAATCAGAAAAATTACGGTCTGATCCTCATGGATATGCAAATGCCCGTCATGGATGGTCTGGAAGCTACCCGCCTGATCCGTAAAACGGTGGTACAGCAGCCCGTGATCGTTGCGCTGACCGCCAATGCCATGGAAGGCAACGAGCAGGAATGCCTCGATGCCGGCATGAACGACTACATCAGCAAACCCGTCAAAATTGACGAGCTCATGAGCAAGATCCGGAAATGGTACGTTACCATTTCACCTTCCTAG
- a CDS encoding ImuA family protein — protein MRTPLDGNPKRFGLGPVESAFPNGIFPTGTVHEFISQEASDAAATSGFMAGLLGKMMQQGGACLWISMQRTLFPPALKMFGVEPDRIIFIDLTNEQDLLWCVEEALKCDALTAVVGELKEVSLTASRRLQLAVEQSRVTGLLHRYNPRRINTLACAARWRVTSIPSELEEGMPGVGFPRWNVELLKVRNGEPGSWQLEWAAGKFQILRMSAEQFKKNLRQVG, from the coding sequence ATGAGAACACCCCTGGACGGAAATCCGAAGCGATTTGGTCTGGGGCCTGTGGAAAGTGCTTTTCCGAACGGAATTTTTCCTACCGGTACGGTACACGAGTTTATCAGCCAGGAAGCTTCCGACGCAGCGGCCACAAGTGGTTTTATGGCTGGCCTGCTGGGTAAAATGATGCAACAGGGCGGGGCCTGCCTGTGGATCAGTATGCAGCGTACATTGTTTCCCCCGGCATTGAAAATGTTTGGTGTGGAGCCCGACAGGATCATATTTATTGACCTGACCAATGAACAGGACCTGCTCTGGTGCGTAGAAGAAGCACTGAAATGCGATGCGCTGACCGCGGTGGTGGGAGAGCTGAAAGAAGTTTCGCTGACGGCTTCCCGGCGTCTGCAGCTGGCTGTCGAACAAAGCCGTGTTACCGGGCTTTTGCATCGCTATAATCCCAGGCGCATCAACACGCTGGCTTGTGCTGCCAGGTGGCGGGTTACCTCCATTCCCAGCGAGCTTGAAGAGGGCATGCCCGGAGTCGGTTTTCCGAGATGGAATGTGGAGCTGCTCAAAGTCCGGAATGGCGAGCCCGGCAGCTGGCAGCTGGAATGGGCTGCCGGCAAATTCCAGATCCTCCGGATGTCTGCCGAACAATTCAAAAAGAACCTGCGGCAGGTCGGATAA